Proteins encoded by one window of Bacteroidia bacterium:
- a CDS encoding adenylate kinase: protein MLNIVLFGPPGAGKGTQAEKLIQQYGLIHLSTGDLLRNEIAAQTKLGLEAKKLMDQGILVPDEVVIGMIESKLDANPIAKGFIFDGFPRTSAQASALDNLLEQKDTSISMMLALEVTETELSKRLLLRGKDSGRPDDQNPEIIKKRINEYNNKTAPVADYYRKQNKYYGINGIGSIDEIFNLLCKAIDK from the coding sequence ATGCTCAACATTGTATTATTTGGTCCTCCGGGTGCAGGCAAAGGAACACAGGCAGAAAAACTTATTCAGCAATATGGCCTCATACATTTATCAACCGGTGATTTGCTTCGAAATGAAATTGCAGCACAAACCAAATTAGGCCTTGAAGCTAAAAAGCTAATGGACCAAGGTATATTAGTGCCTGATGAAGTTGTTATAGGTATGATAGAATCAAAACTTGACGCCAACCCGATAGCCAAAGGGTTTATTTTCGATGGTTTTCCACGAACTTCTGCGCAAGCATCGGCACTCGATAATTTATTAGAGCAAAAAGACACTTCAATTTCAATGATGCTTGCATTAGAAGTAACAGAAACTGAATTATCGAAGCGCTTATTGTTACGTGGAAAAGATTCCGGTCGTCCGGATGACCAAAATCCTGAAATTATTAAAAAGCGTATTAACGAATACAACAATAAAACAGCTCCGGTTGCAGACTATTATCGTAAGCAGAATAAATATTACGGTATTAATGGCATTGGAAGTATTGATGAAATTTTTAATCTTTTGTGTAAAGCAATAGATAAATAA
- the hpt gene encoding hypoxanthine phosphoribosyltransferase, with the protein MSEVTILDKTFTIMIPRKQIETRILEIARDLNAEYKDKNPVFIGVLNGAFLFMADLFRNIETPCEISFIRVSSYSGTESTGQMKNVVGLSGNINNRHVIIVEDIVDTGETVSYLMQEISKHQPASVKLATLLFKPQALKKQVAVDYAGFEIPPAFVVGYGLDYDGYGRNLQDIYVLKE; encoded by the coding sequence ATGAGCGAAGTTACCATACTAGATAAAACATTCACAATCATGATTCCGCGAAAGCAGATAGAAACCAGAATTCTGGAAATTGCACGCGATTTGAATGCTGAATATAAAGACAAAAACCCGGTGTTTATTGGTGTGCTTAATGGTGCTTTCCTTTTTATGGCAGATTTATTCCGCAACATTGAGACGCCCTGCGAAATTTCTTTTATCCGTGTTTCATCCTACAGCGGAACAGAATCTACCGGGCAAATGAAAAATGTAGTTGGTCTTTCGGGAAATATAAACAACAGACACGTTATCATTGTTGAAGATATTGTTGATACCGGTGAGACAGTTTCCTATCTGATGCAGGAAATATCCAAACATCAACCTGCATCGGTTAAACTGGCAACACTACTTTTTAAACCACAGGCATTAAAGAAGCAAGTTGCAGTTGACTATGCAGGGTTTGAAATTCCACCTGCATTTGTTGTAGGTTATGGCTTAGACTATGATGGCTATGGACGAAATCTTCAGGACATATATGTTCTAAAAGAATAA
- a CDS encoding 5-(carboxyamino)imidazole ribonucleotide synthase: protein MNTFNPNIVIGVLGGGQLGRMLLQKAADYNLSIHVLDPDESAPCRYMCKTFEHGDFGDYQAVMAFGNDCDIITIEIEHVNIEALYELEKLGKKVYPQPQILEMVQDKGLQKEFYQKNNLPTAPFYLVEKPEQIKHEFPFVQKLRKGGYDGKGVLVVNDAADMSRIFEAPSVIEDKVAIAAEIAVITARNNSGEIKSYPVVEMQFNTEANLVELLFSPAKTSASLQQKAISIAENLISKLNMVGLLAVEMFVTKEGQVLINEIAPRPHNSGHHTIEANHTSQFEQLLRAILNLPLGNTATVLPAAMVNLLGDKDSNGKAIYSGVQEVLNIGDVHIHLYGKKITKPYRKMGHVTVTAATVDEAILKAQKVRSQLKVIS from the coding sequence ATGAATACGTTCAATCCCAATATTGTTATCGGTGTTTTAGGTGGTGGGCAACTTGGCAGAATGTTGTTGCAAAAAGCTGCCGATTACAATCTTTCTATTCATGTGCTTGACCCTGACGAGTCTGCACCTTGCCGCTATATGTGCAAAACATTTGAACATGGCGACTTTGGCGATTATCAGGCTGTCATGGCTTTTGGTAATGATTGTGATATTATTACCATTGAAATAGAACATGTAAACATTGAAGCTTTGTACGAACTGGAAAAACTGGGAAAAAAAGTATATCCTCAACCTCAAATCCTTGAAATGGTTCAGGATAAAGGCCTTCAGAAAGAGTTTTATCAGAAAAATAATTTACCTACAGCGCCATTTTATTTAGTAGAAAAACCTGAACAGATAAAGCATGAGTTTCCATTTGTTCAAAAACTTCGCAAGGGTGGTTATGATGGAAAAGGTGTGCTGGTTGTTAATGATGCAGCGGACATGAGTCGGATATTCGAGGCACCAAGTGTAATAGAAGATAAAGTAGCTATTGCCGCAGAAATAGCAGTAATTACAGCAAGAAATAATTCAGGAGAAATAAAATCATATCCTGTTGTAGAAATGCAGTTTAATACAGAAGCTAATTTAGTTGAATTACTTTTTTCTCCTGCAAAAACTTCAGCAAGTCTGCAGCAGAAGGCAATTTCAATAGCAGAAAATTTAATCAGTAAGCTGAATATGGTTGGGCTACTTGCTGTAGAGATGTTTGTTACAAAAGAAGGGCAAGTGCTGATTAATGAAATTGCACCACGACCACACAACAGCGGACATCATACCATTGAAGCCAATCATACTTCGCAATTCGAGCAACTTCTTAGGGCTATTCTCAATTTACCACTTGGAAACACAGCAACTGTTTTGCCTGCTGCAATGGTTAACCTTTTAGGAGATAAAGATTCTAATGGTAAGGCAATTTATTCCGGTGTGCAGGAGGTATTAAACATTGGTGATGTTCACATACATTTATATGGTAAGAAAATCACCAAGCCGTATCGTAAAATGGGGCATGTAACTGTAACGGCAGCTACTGTTGACGAGGCAATTTTAAAAGCCCAAAAAGTTCGTTCGCAGTTAAAAGTAATCAGTTAA
- a CDS encoding RNA polymerase sigma factor, which translates to MQLFEEKTHLHYTKWMSGQEKISGKQKAFTDAYQLLHDKLVRFVQSMVYNREDVKDIVAETMLVAYEKFETIRHKDALLSYLFTVSSRLVYKLQDKKKQIYTAFDPEQAEQVSDDHTGADSKVQLNELYNALDQLPLKQKEAIVLFEISGLSLSEIQQIQGDSLSAVKSRIARARESLKKILEEEIV; encoded by the coding sequence GTGCAACTTTTTGAAGAAAAAACGCACTTACATTACACTAAATGGATGAGCGGTCAGGAGAAAATTTCGGGAAAGCAGAAAGCCTTCACAGATGCCTATCAACTATTACATGATAAGTTGGTTCGCTTTGTGCAGTCTATGGTATATAACCGGGAGGATGTAAAAGATATTGTTGCAGAGACAATGTTGGTAGCTTATGAAAAGTTTGAAACCATTCGCCATAAAGATGCATTATTGAGCTATTTGTTTACCGTTTCAAGCAGGTTGGTTTATAAGCTTCAGGATAAAAAAAAGCAAATCTATACAGCCTTTGACCCGGAACAAGCAGAGCAAGTGAGTGATGATCATACCGGTGCCGACAGTAAAGTTCAGCTAAATGAATTGTATAATGCCTTAGATCAATTGCCGTTAAAACAGAAAGAAGCCATAGTGTTGTTTGAAATCTCCGGGCTATCATTATCAGAAATTCAACAAATTCAGGGAGATAGTCTTTCTGCTGTGAAAAGCAGGATTGCCCGGGCACGTGAGTCACTTAAAAAAATATTAGAAGAAGAAATTGTATAA
- a CDS encoding phosphoribosylaminoimidazolesuccinocarboxamide synthase, which produces MQALSSTNFKFQGQTAFYKGKVRDVYSIDNKWLVMVVTDRVSAFDVVLPRAIPFKGAVLNQIAAHFMRATADLVPNWIVDIPDVQVSIGIPCKPLKVEMVIRGYLSGHAWREYKQGKRILCGVKLPDGLNESDALPEPIITPTTKAAHGHDQDISREEIIKQGIVDATVYEQAELYTRKLFQRGSEMAAQRGLILVDTKYEFGVHQDKVYLIDEIHTPDSSRYFYADGYAERQKLGQPQKQLSKEFLRQWLIENNFQGLAGQTVPEMSDEIVQMVSERYIELYENITGVKFMKPSLEQIEDRIFNNINKALHKLD; this is translated from the coding sequence ATGCAGGCTTTATCATCAACAAACTTTAAATTTCAGGGACAAACGGCTTTTTATAAAGGCAAGGTCAGAGATGTCTATTCTATTGATAACAAATGGCTTGTAATGGTTGTTACAGATCGTGTTTCGGCATTTGATGTGGTTTTACCACGTGCTATTCCTTTTAAAGGGGCAGTTTTAAATCAGATAGCTGCTCATTTTATGCGGGCAACAGCCGATTTAGTACCCAATTGGATTGTTGATATCCCTGATGTTCAGGTATCTATAGGTATTCCTTGCAAACCTTTGAAAGTAGAGATGGTTATCAGAGGATATCTTTCAGGTCATGCCTGGCGTGAATACAAACAGGGAAAGAGAATTTTATGTGGTGTTAAATTACCCGATGGATTGAATGAAAGTGATGCCTTGCCTGAGCCAATAATAACTCCTACCACAAAAGCTGCTCATGGTCATGATCAGGACATCAGCAGAGAAGAAATAATTAAACAAGGTATTGTAGATGCTACGGTTTATGAGCAGGCAGAACTCTATACCAGAAAATTGTTTCAAAGAGGCTCGGAGATGGCTGCACAGCGTGGGTTGATTTTAGTAGATACAAAATATGAATTTGGAGTTCATCAGGACAAGGTTTATCTGATTGATGAAATCCATACACCCGATTCGTCACGATATTTTTATGCAGATGGTTATGCAGAAAGACAAAAACTCGGGCAACCTCAAAAACAATTGTCAAAAGAATTTTTGAGGCAATGGCTTATTGAAAATAATTTTCAGGGATTAGCAGGACAGACAGTTCCTGAAATGTCTGACGAAATTGTTCAGATGGTATCGGAGCGTTATATTGAGTTGTATGAAAATATTACAGGGGTGAAATTTATGAAGCCTTCACTGGAACAAATAGAAGATAGGATTTTTAATAACATCAATAAGGCATTGCATAAATTGGATTAG
- a CDS encoding mechanosensitive ion channel family protein, with amino-acid sequence MVIDVLQQRILGNTVEDYLWFAGLILAGLIFKNLISRILTFLLFNVLKKYFKTIGVKKFVELTQKPFSATLFLIFIYIACRYVHFPDEWKLASESEFGLRMTIKLLFQVVTVFFITWTIIRIIDYIGLVMRERANKTTSKMDDLFVPFFASSIKAITVIISILFILGAVFKLNVASIIAGLGIGGLAIALASKDTLENLLGSFLIFMDKPFVVGDLVKTDSLRGHIEEVGFRSTKVRTIEKTLVIVPNKKMMDAELENQTERTFYRHRFVIGLVYSTTADQIQNIIQQILNMLNEHPLVNENPNVYFTNLAASALEIEVIYFVKTQELSDFENTRQEVNFAVMKIVADNKSDFAFPSTSVYIEKEVK; translated from the coding sequence ATGGTGATAGATGTTCTGCAACAAAGGATATTAGGAAACACCGTTGAGGATTATCTGTGGTTTGCAGGACTTATTCTGGCAGGGCTTATTTTCAAGAATCTCATTTCCAGAATTCTGACTTTTTTACTTTTCAATGTTTTGAAAAAATATTTTAAAACTATTGGTGTAAAAAAATTTGTAGAGCTGACACAAAAACCTTTTTCTGCTACGCTGTTTCTGATATTCATTTACATTGCCTGTCGCTATGTGCATTTTCCTGATGAATGGAAACTTGCCTCAGAGAGTGAGTTTGGTCTGAGAATGACAATAAAATTACTTTTTCAGGTTGTAACTGTTTTTTTTATTACCTGGACTATCATTCGTATCATTGACTATATTGGTTTGGTGATGCGTGAAAGGGCGAATAAAACCACATCCAAAATGGATGATTTATTTGTTCCTTTTTTTGCATCCTCAATTAAAGCAATAACGGTAATCATCAGTATCCTTTTTATTTTGGGAGCTGTTTTTAAGCTCAATGTTGCAAGTATTATTGCCGGTTTAGGTATTGGAGGATTAGCTATAGCTTTAGCATCAAAAGATACCTTAGAAAATCTATTAGGGTCATTCTTGATTTTTATGGACAAACCTTTTGTGGTAGGTGATTTGGTAAAGACTGACAGTCTTCGTGGCCATATTGAAGAAGTCGGTTTCCGTTCAACTAAAGTTCGCACCATCGAAAAAACTTTAGTAATTGTTCCGAATAAAAAAATGATGGATGCAGAATTAGAAAACCAAACCGAAAGAACATTTTACCGGCATAGATTTGTTATTGGCTTAGTATATTCTACAACAGCTGATCAGATTCAGAATATCATTCAGCAAATATTGAATATGCTCAATGAACATCCTTTAGTTAATGAGAATCCAAATGTTTACTTTACCAACCTAGCGGCAAGTGCTTTAGAGATTGAAGTCATTTATTTTGTAAAAACACAAGAGCTTAGCGACTTTGAAAACACAAGGCAGGAAGTCAATTTTGCGGTAATGAAAATAGTAGCTGATAATAAAAGTGATTTTGCATTTCCAAGCACTTCGGTTTATATTGAGAAGGAAGTGAAATAG